Genomic segment of Arachis hypogaea cultivar Tifrunner chromosome 11, arahy.Tifrunner.gnm2.J5K5, whole genome shotgun sequence:
tattttattttttaggatcatataaaaaaatataaaaaacctaACTTATTGatttcattgattttttttccAGATAATCTTAAAAATGGTAAATATTACAAACACAAACCAAATAAACCTATAACTTTCTTAACAAATTTGAGTAGAGAAATGCAACATTTTTTTGCTACGCGGTGATATTTAATCTTCTAATGTAAAAATTGTGAGCAAATCTCCTTttaaacacacacaaaaaaaaaaaaaaaaaacccttaacAGGCCATCTGCTTATAAGTGAATAATTCATAACAAAAGGATTAGTCCTTACTTCTACTGGtgaatacttaaaaaaaataaaataaaatttttaaaatgtatgATCTTAGTCACCTATATATGAGATGGTTTGTTTGGGTTATGCAAATACCTACCGACTTTCTTAATTAAGCTAAGTTTATGtgcttattattttaattaattatgtttttagtTCCATTTGAAATTGGCAGGCAATCTAGAAAGTATATATAGTTACTGAACATCCAACAGCTTCGTAGCTGTCTAACAATGTTGTTTACTGTTGTCGTGTCTTTAAGAATAAAATGTTGTTTGATCATATAGGACATGTTCTCcgtctatatataaaaaaattgacgACACCAACCAACTTGGAATCCTGAAATAATGAACATCAAAATAAGAGCCGGTTCTTAGTTtaattaaatggcagaaattacTATTATAATGATACAATACTAGATATGAACAATCTTTTTCGTACAACTATTGCGCAATaacgatttaaaaaaaaatcatacttaTATTGAAGGTATATTTTTATATCACTAACATAAATATGAAAACATTTCAAGTTTTATAattgtataataatataaaaaatattgctcACCTAGTAGTGTTACTTAAGTAATATTGTTATGCTATCCTGTGATTCTCTTCTTTCATACACATATATCTTATCTTAAAATAATTATAGGCATGTACAGAGAAAATGAAGATACCAAGGACCAAATTATTATACTAATGCATTAAAATCCTTTCTGCCAATATATTGGGAACTTTTCTTTGCACTATTGTAGGTACAGAATATGAGGGCATGTTATTCTTGAGCATCCAATGCAATGTCTGATTTCTGAACTATATATGTAGGCATTATTACGGCAAAAACTAAGGAACCTCATCAGAGAGAAAAAGCATTATGCTTTTAAGATGTGAAAAGACCTAtactcttttaaaaattaaaatatgatattGTTTTGCAGGATTCACTTCCTTGATGGGCATGCAGccttttattaattcttttctattttaaaatattattcctCTCGGCTTCCTTGGTTAATAATAATGTCTTAAGTTGttcagttattatatatttatatatattattttataattttttaataagcaatcaacaacaaaaataattaaatttaatattttatagtaATATAATAAACTTTTGAGAAAATTTCACTCCTCTTCCttgcgagatgctaaaatgacactccccttctttttattttataaatgtacattttcctctcttttaacttttaaaaaatctcttttttaatctattttaaattttttgtgttaactaatgttaactttatccaattttttaagaaaaaataaattattttttaaaaaatacccattaacaaaaattttattttttatcattaaattttgtttaccaaaataccctttaataaattattcttttattaatttttcaaaaaaatttaataattatattttttttcaaaaataccctttaataattttttaaatattaaattataattttaccaaaattttcgttaataatttttttatattttactattaatttttcgatatctatatatattattttaacattcaataaaaaattttagtaagattatttttcaatatcaatatatattaattgttatacatattaacagtagtaagattttttttatttaatgttaaaataatatatattgatatcgaaaaattaatggtaaaatgtaaaaataattgttaacaaaaattttggtaaaatcataatttattaattaaaaaattattgaagggtaggtatcttagaaaaaaataatttaattattaattttttaaaagtattttgataaaaatacaatttaatcaataaaaaaaatttattaaaaggtattttagtaagaaaaatttaatgataaaaaataaaatttttgctaatgggtattttttcaaaaaataatttattttttcttaaaaaatggataaagttaatattagttaacacaaaaaatttaaaatggattaaagatgatgttttttaaaagttaaaaaagagaaaaatgtacatttataaaatagaaaggaagaaagtgtcattttagcatcttttAGAGGAGGAGAATGAAATTTTCTCTAAACTTTTTTATAAGCATTAAATATATATGGTGACTAATGGTAGTTGATTATTTGTGTCTAAAACATTGTCGTTATTTTTTTACTAACAGAAATACTTTTTAACATTTAGACTCCTATAATTAATGTTAAATGATcagtagaatttattttttttttgtaaataattaattaataatgtttaaaGTATGGGTTAAAAGTATGTTGTTAAATTGCTAGATTAAAAAATTGGACGAATAACTAAAAGTGTTGGTCAAGAACAATAAATTTTgttatttcttaaatttttttctttttatattgatACTCACTTTATTATATTATTGctttaaatttttaatgcaacAGTTATTTAACGTTTAAAtactaagtttattttattttaattttctatggAATGTTCATAAACATGCTCACTTTTAGATGAATACATTAAATATCATAACTATTCCTCTGGAATTAAACTGCAAGACTGCGTTTGGTCTggagaataataaaatataaaataaattgatacaaaaattaatatattttgtattttgttttttaataaattaaatataaaaaataataaattatgaatgtcttttttttatttatttatttatataaaaatttttagaaaaaaaatataataaaaaagtaattaaaaaataataaaaaaataaaaaataaattatgttttatATTAGTGTCTTTGTATATTTCCAGTCAAGAAagatacaaaatatattaatttaatattttaagataTAATGTCTATATTTATATCTATCTATCAAacgtaattttatatttttatggtcTTATTTCAGTATCTAGTACTTATAAATAAATTCAGTCCAAATGTATCATGAGTAATGTTATATGTTCAAATCTTTTTATGAAGTAAGTTtaaccaaattaaataataagacttaaaataatattaattataactgatttttattatgttaaactaacttaattaaacatagttaacaaaaaaaatttagatgtgaAACATTATTCATGCATGATATGTTGGTATCACGGAAACTATTGAGATTTTAGAATATTGAAACAATAATAGTgtcatatttattaatattacaaACTTTGCATTGAACATATCTAATTATCTATTGATAtccaaaaatatttgaaaaataataaaaaaataagtttaaaacagtttataaaattatcttatttaatatttttaattatatcttttattttattttgtatttttatttaattttaaaataaaaaataatattaaatataataaatatataattataaatattacagatataaaattataaatattaaattaaataaaataattttagattattttttttccaaCATTGTTTATTGATATTATAGTAttctttaatattattatatttgttcTGGGATGAAAGTAGTGGTCCTGCGTATTATTGgaagtttttatgattttcgagcAGCCAATACATAAAAGAGAGTTTCTATAAATGAACCCATATTTGGAAAGAGAAtcttataagattttagactCTTCCATCGTAATAGCTAATTTTGCAGCAATGATTCTCTCAAAATTTTACAGCTCATCATTACATTAGTGCTTAGGATTCTAATGGGTGGAAGGCTAATTGAAATGTCACTGATTGAAACCGTTGGAACATTGATCTTTAACGTGATGCTATGTTATAAATCTCGAGCAAAGATTAATTAATAGAAGCAACATCTGAAAAATAAAGTCTAATAAGCCTTGATCTTTTTCATTATTATAGCTAATTTTTGTGgtaataatttttcgaaaatcttgtaGCTCATGAGAGGCATGTGTGAATAGTTAGAGCTCGCTCTTAGCTGGTAAATAATTTCGATGTCCTTAATACGTACCTTTAGTTAAAGTAGTGTCTGATTGATACTAGTGTATTATGTAAAAGACGTTGCAACTGATACTCATTTCACCAAGTGTTACAAATTAATAACCATGAATGCTTTATCGAGTAgatatgatattattattattagtagcaAGTCATGAGTCTCTTGTGTAAGCCACTTTTTACATTGTTGCTGATGTTATTATGCATTTGGAGATGTTTCAGTGTAAACAAAATAGTGGAACGCTATCAAAGGAAGGTCAAGGATCTACATAGCCTCAACACCAAACAAATCCAAGAAAATACACAGGTTAATAATTAGCCCCTTAATATCCATTATAttcctatatatatattcattctaTATCTGCAAGCTATAGTGAATGTTTGTTGTTTCTTCCGTACATGGAGCAGGTAAAGGAAGGTGATGACATCAACATCACAAAGAAGCTAGAGCAACTAGAAGTTTctaaaaggttttaagtactgaCTTTATTTAATAACTTAATTTGATGAGTTCATTAGTGTGCTGATCATCATCATATTGCGTTACTGATGAAGtgagaaacacaaaatattgttGCAGAAAGCTTTTGGGAGATGGTTTGGATTCATGCCCCATTGAAGAGTTACAACAGATAGAGAATCAGCTGGAACGAAGCTTAACCAAAGTTAGGGCAAGAAAGGTATATATGTTCTTCGCTTAATTCAAACTCATGTCAGCTTTCTAATTCTAACTATTTATGTTGTTTATCCATCTTGCGTTCTAGTACATcggttttaaattttagtttttatttggaATTGCAACTGCAATGTGATTTTTATTCGCACAATTAGAGCCATTATAGGCCACATCAACTCGCAATAGCTGAaaataaactcaaaattaaaatacTTCCTTGTGTTCTAAACTTTTTAGAAATCTTATCtcgcatatatataaaaaagagaaaatataagaaaataatattttttaaacaacgTGAACAAATAATAGGTTAAAAaaagaaagttaattttaattttaaaatttaattttaatttaattaaatataatccttattttaaatttgattttcaacaACCACAAACCCTTTCCCACACCCATACCACATCCCATCCCTGCTCCCGACAACCCCCCGCCGTCTCTCACAAAACACCACGCACAGTCCGGCTTCCTCATGTGTTTGCAACCACCGCACGCATCCGTATTTTGTCGCGCCTCCCCAACCGCAGCACGCAGCCCAGCTTCGTTGCGCCTTCATCGGTGTCGTTGCAAGCAGCCCATCTTTGTGGCGAGGTGCCTTTTCTTCTAAGAACGTCGTTGTCTCTGCACCCATGCAGTCGTAGTCATGCATTTTTTCACGAACCTATGCTCTCGTTGTCACTACGATTCACAATACCAACGTGATGACAAGGTATACAGTGAAAGTTTTATATGCatgcaaatttttatttttttacaaataggTGTCTGTTTTTAATACAAATGGGATGTTTATTCTTTATACAAGTGAGATGTTTGTTTTTAATACGAAACGATTCACCTACACTCGGGGTTGGTGATAACAAGAGACGGCGGCGTTGGGGAGCTTCCTCACGGAGGGCTGGCTGTAGTGAAAAGGGAGTCTGGGTTAGAAGTGGGTGTAATTAGACAATGTGAAATTAGGTAAAGGTGATGAGTTTATAGTGAGAGTAAAATTGAATGGTTAGTGGGCTTGAAAGGGGAGCTGTTGTTCGCACCTCTGATTATTCACCTAGCAGGGGTTAATATGAAAATTGTATACAAACATTCATAATTATTAGCTAGTCTACTATAACTCACATATGATAAATCAACTATTAACGAATTTCTGACAGATCATAAAAAcatattatttgtatataaaaaatatttatataaaatacatattaaaatataaaatacatattaaaaatatttaaaataatacgcACACATTATgacttattttttatcattaatctctgAAAAGGCAATATTGGAAAAATTGAAGGATATTTGTTGGACCATCTTTTGAGTTAAACCttatttattttctgcaattccaaACAATTAATGAGTGATCAACGTCTAGCTTaatttttattcatatatcatctcTTGTCCACTTCACCTATTttcattagtatttttatattaaaaatatgtgaAATAACGTATATTCATCATTTGTATATGTACTTTTACATGTGGCTAGTGCTCTTAATTAAAACATATTCATTTAGGAATGAATATTTCTTTTTGGATGAAGGTGTTGAAGAAGGTTCAAAAAATTGTTACTTGTCTTCCAGTTTTAATTTGTACAAGAATTTGGTATATTTATATATCTGTCTATGTTCATAATCATAcatatatcatcatcatcatcatcatcattttgaaTAATCTCAATTTTGAATAAGAAAACTAACATTAATTAACTTGGTCCTTGCTGTACCCAGAACCAATTGTTCAGGGAGCAAATTGAGAAGCTAAAGGAACAGGTAATCAATGTGATGTTACTTGCATGATTACATGGATATATAATTTGTATGTTCTATTTCTTTTATTGGGGCATGGTGCTTATTAGAATTACCCTTCTCTCTTTGATATCTCACTTCAGGAAAAATGCCTTCttgaagaaaatagaaaattgaaAGAGAAGGTAATTATCTTTCTTCATGTACTTCATATTATCCCCAATATTGATATTATTCAACTTTAATTTTGTCTTCTCTTTAATTAGTTAGCAAGCAATTATTTAGAGTCCTACTCTACTGTCttacactttgtttgattgagttACATTATTAGTTAttctttgttttaaaataatgcacataaaaaaaaaacctatatGAACGTCAAAAATAGTCACAAAAtcagatattttaatattttataccaataactaatttaataattgattttttgtGTTTACCTAACATGGTTGAATCCACATtacttccatatatatatatatgagatagCTATTTATAATATACCACCTAAGTACTAATCTTTTCAGATACTAAATTTTATAAGATAATATTAGTTATCAGTAGTAATCTTAATAGTTATTACAAAATGTGTGAAAcgatcttttatttcttttcaagaTCTCATATGAAGTATCAAATAATACAAACAATTTCATTGAAGTCACTCGTATATATGCCACAAATCTATTAAGTTGGAAGGTTAACTTTCCCTTATTTTTCCAGCTTGATTAACTAATTTCCAGCATAATTCCATATATATGATTTTTGTAGTGGCTTGAACAGCAACGGTCTTTAAGCAAACAAGGCGTGTTGCTTGTCGGAGAAAGGCGGCCGGCagtggaagaggaagaggaagaggaggaggaagaggaggaagtggTGGAGACAGAGTTGGAGTTGTTCATAGGGCTACCCGAGAGAAGAATGCCTTAATAAAAGTTGGGCCTTCtatatatataacatgatgcTCATTTAATTAAACATTAACATGCGCAAGCGTCATTACACATACATATATTTAAGCTTAATAATGTTCATATAATCATTCACCTATGTCATGTATGTTATATTCATGTTTGATCAACATTGTATAACTTGTAACTTAAGAAACAATCACAATGGTGGCCATGTGAACTCTCTGATCAAGTAATTTCTGCTAAATAATCTCACTCCAAAAAACTCTTATTTTCATCAGTCTATATCAGTTTTGAATTTTGGTTTCATTATAAGTTAATTTGTGTTAGCCTCAACCTACCTTCGTGATAAAATGGGCTAATATTATAGATGTTTGGTTTCACTTTTAAAATGGTGCattagaatatatataattatgttcaTGTTTTTTCGTCCCTAAAGATGAGACAGACGATTGGGAGTCCCCTTTGGTTATCTTACGCTTGGTTTTCGTTTAATTTGGTGGtttgataaaattcaaaattgttatttattacttattttaaatAGTTTTCTTGTGagctttcttttttaaatattaatatgatCAGTTAAATGTTCTTGATATATGATACGTTTGTTAAATTAATAGTTTAGCTGGTTAGGTTAGTATATAATATATGATTAATACTTAACTACTTATTATAatgaattaacaaaattaaaagtctctaaattaaaagatatcatttttaaaattactaaaaaaataaaaaaatttaaaaataaataaaaattctgacacttttttaagaataaatctattttttaataaaaaatactagacaaccaaattttttaaccaaatccAACCAAATCAAATTTATATACATTTACATTTTCTGGTTCATGTTCTTTATCATCATTATagttatcatcatcatcaccatttcCTTCTCTaccaccacctcttcctcctccctccacctcttcttcatcttcttcctcttcttcttcaccatCTTTTTTTCTAGTTTGattttttctcctcttctttaacctcttcctcttttTCCTTCATTATCATCAAGTTTATATACGCATGTTTACATTTTGGttcatgttcttcttcttcctcctcttccaccttcattatcatcattttctcgtttgatttttttctccttttctttaaCCTCCTCCTACTCCTTCTCCTTCATTATCATCATTGACATTAtcatcgtcgtcatcatcatcatcatcatcgtcattatcatcatcttctccttaacacaaaaattttaggTTAATGACACAAGAAATATGTTGAAAATGACACAAGAAATTTTTAGagaaatacaaattcaaaattttaattcattCAACACTACAACAAAACAGCATTTTGGCGACGGCTTTTTTTAATGCTTGGTGACACTTTTCACGGTCACTAAATAGTTTTGCGACGGTTAAAAAAAGCGTCACAGATTTGAGCGTTGCCAGCTGACATAGTGATGGTTTTAGACTACCGTTGGTAAGGAGTGCCGCTAAGTTATTTGTGACGGTTTTCAAAGTATAAAATCGTCACTAATTTGTAACACTTGTAAATGTGTTTTTTATACTGTATTTCGCGACGTTTTGAAACTGTcgttaaattactaaattttgtgacattttttttttaatatttcatgACTATTTTAAACCGTCACAATATTTAGAAACTATTTGAAgccgtcactaagttactagttcTTATGACCGTTTTTAGGCATATTTAGTGACTATTTAAACCGTCACAATATTTTTAGTGACAGTTTTTCGATTTAAAACCGTTACTAAGTTACTTATTCTTGTGACAGTTTTTTCCTGTATTTAGTGACTGTCATATTCTCTCCAACATCaaagctttcttttattaaatattgtaaaaaatatttctattctaaataataatttatatgtgtctatcaacaaaataataaatagcATTATATTTCAACAAATTTAAACTCAATCCCACAAGTTTTATAAAAATAGCAACAATGTATTTCAAAAGTTGAATTCTACAAGTTTTACATAGTCATAATccataaaatataaattcaaaaaatctCAACTTAATCCAAACATGTAAAGCTAACAATTGTACTTGTAACTTATTCCTCAACTTTTCTCCGCAACTTCGCTTCACCTTCAACCTCAATAGTATTCAACTTCAGCAATTACTTCAGAAGCAACTCTTCAACACAAGAAACTCTCTCTTGTCCTCTTCAACAATTTCTTGTGATCCCGTGTTACTGAAAACCCAAATAAGACAAATCATGCATCAATGAACAATATTCTATATGAACAaactaatattataataatattaatactacCTGCTGTTGTTACCCACACTCCGTTATTAAGTGATTAACCTTTGGTTCTAATTTCCACAGCTCATAGTAAATTTTCCTAATATCACATACATTAACATCACTTGTAGATGGTTTATGATTGCAATAACTCGATTACTCAAATACTTTATAATACCAGAAATCCAAACCAGTAAGGAATAATGCTTTATTATGTACCTCTTTTTAAATTATAGGGATAAATATAGCCACCGCTGCTGAGGAGATAAAAAAAACCCCAGATTAACACGTTAAAAAAATTCCTTCAAACTCAATAAAACTAACACCCCATGATTCCAATTTCTTAGAATAACTAATGCATAATCTACAGTCAAGTTTAAAAGTTGAGAAAAGCCTAACCTTTATAAGTGAATTTCTGATTATTGAGCTAAGCCTTGAAGATGAAAGTGAAAACAAACCCCCAAATTTCCAACATTCTTTGTATTGTTGAGTAAGTCTTGAACCTACTCCAACAACCTCCAGGCGTAACCACCACCTGTCATAAAAATTCACATGTTCATCTCACGTGTAAAAAATCTTCGAAATTCTCTTTTCTATACTATGTCCTAGTTGCTATTACTACTGCCACCATCAGTTACCACAAGTAAAGCAAATCTACACACACTGACCACTATCTCTACTTTTTCATCATATCAGTTTCGTCTAATTACCtttgttttattaattacttattttgttTAGTGCTACCAGAATATGGTTTTGTATCTCGTAACATTGGCATAGGCATCTTAGATTTCTCTACCACAAAAGCCTGTAAAAAAAAAGTATCAACTACATGATGAGGCTGCCACATGGTAAATTTTGCAGCAAGAGCAACGCTTAGACCATTAAAATTGTGTTATTCACTATGAACTCAgtaaattttagaatattaagTGCCTTAACAAACTTGACAGGTTCAAATGAAGACTCAAACAAACGAGAATCTAATTATGTCAAGAGTAAGAATGAACCCAAGCTCAATAGGAAAATTGACTAACAGTTCATAGAGAAGAATCAATGAATCAAAACTCAATGATAACAATTCACTAATAAACCAATCACAATAAAGctactcctatttatactcttaattttatatttctgtatCATATGCAATGTTAATTCCATTGTTGATGATGAAACAATATTAACAAATTTTGCATGGAATTAAAATGGAAAAGAAACTGACCTCACTCATTTCGAATTTTCCCCCGGGCTTTGTAGTAATTCTACCAAGCATTTGACCAAGCACGGCATCGTATTATGGATCTCTTTCTTCCAGAACATTCTCCAAGTTAACTTTAGAGCCACCATCTTAAACAAACACAACCACCACCAATGCCATCAAACAGCACCATTAACGATCACAAATTCACAGTTTTCAAAGTCAAAATccacaattaaaaagaaaaaggtataataataataataataataataataataa
This window contains:
- the LOC112722272 gene encoding agamous-like MADS-box protein AGL19 isoform X3, encoding MVRGKTQMKRIENETSRQVTFSKRRNGLLKKAFELSVLCDAEVALIIFSTRGKLYEFSSSRCFSVNKIVERYQRKVKDLHSLNTKQIQENTQVKEGDDINITKKLEQLEVSKRKLLGDGLDSCPIEELQQIENQLERSLTKVRARKNQLFREQIEKLKEQEKCLLEENRKLKEKQRSLSKQGVLLVGERRPAVEEEEEEEEEEEEVVETELELFIGLPERRMP
- the LOC112722272 gene encoding agamous-like MADS-box protein AGL19 isoform X1; this encodes MVRGKTQMKRIENETSRQVTFSKRRNGLLKKAFELSVLCDAEVALIIFSTRGKLYEFSSSRCFSVNKIVERYQRKVKDLHSLNTKQIQENTQVKEGDDINITKKLEQLEVSKRKLLGDGLDSCPIEELQQIENQLERSLTKVRARKNQLFREQIEKLKEQEKCLLEENRKLKEKWLEQQRSLSKQGVLLVGERRPAVEEEEEEEEEEEEVVETELELFIGLPERRMP
- the LOC112722272 gene encoding agamous-like MADS-box protein AGL19 isoform X2, coding for MVRGKTQMKRIENETSRQVTFSKRRNGLLKKAFELSVLCDAEVALIIFSTRGKLYEFSSSSVNKIVERYQRKVKDLHSLNTKQIQENTQVKEGDDINITKKLEQLEVSKRKLLGDGLDSCPIEELQQIENQLERSLTKVRARKNQLFREQIEKLKEQEKCLLEENRKLKEKWLEQQRSLSKQGVLLVGERRPAVEEEEEEEEEEEEVVETELELFIGLPERRMP
- the LOC112722272 gene encoding agamous-like MADS-box protein AGL19 isoform X4, which produces MVRGKTQMKRIENETSRQVTFSKRRNGLLKKAFELSVLCDAEVALIIFSTRGKLYEFSSSSVNKIVERYQRKVKDLHSLNTKQIQENTQVKEGDDINITKKLEQLEVSKRKLLGDGLDSCPIEELQQIENQLERSLTKVRARKNQLFREQIEKLKEQEKCLLEENRKLKEKQRSLSKQGVLLVGERRPAVEEEEEEEEEEEEVVETELELFIGLPERRMP